From the Sphingomonas suaedae genome, one window contains:
- a CDS encoding DUF6882 domain-containing protein, translated as MAGDQDVAPPNAKVKRDAQGRIVEVVQELSLARDDPDAPAYSAPGEVDGLTARLSAACDWLTARNIALARDWGIGLERDYTFDQEAGRLVLKFGGRRTIAAQGQILGSFDPRDHSFMWSWANPSIRPELCEDAARLKTEGERLGVAALTTPVQTVTFDDLLPLLALAAQDGGADGVYRCMVNGSTSLFVALRLDEAAPKGAGDSADGLLEAAHALAADYDREMLPIDRDHHLQGKQVDLGDFIERKMAIYRRYWSRDDDYWEPCSVGWPSSHDQGAIRLRFTVPHPMGGALDIAIGKNFGQTIYRIEQVESALKITDQLIDWGDGFIWPTPPDGRS; from the coding sequence ATGGCAGGCGATCAGGATGTTGCGCCGCCCAACGCCAAGGTGAAGCGGGACGCCCAAGGACGAATCGTGGAGGTTGTGCAAGAGCTGTCGCTCGCCCGGGATGATCCGGATGCACCTGCATATTCGGCGCCGGGCGAAGTCGATGGATTGACCGCGCGGTTGAGCGCAGCGTGCGACTGGCTCACGGCCCGGAACATCGCGCTGGCGCGCGACTGGGGGATTGGCCTCGAACGCGATTATACATTTGATCAGGAGGCGGGCCGGCTGGTCCTGAAGTTCGGCGGCCGGCGGACAATTGCTGCGCAAGGACAGATTCTCGGTAGCTTCGATCCGCGCGACCACAGCTTCATGTGGAGCTGGGCGAATCCGTCGATCCGGCCCGAGCTGTGCGAGGATGCAGCGCGATTGAAGACTGAGGGCGAGCGGCTCGGCGTGGCGGCGCTCACGACACCGGTCCAGACCGTCACCTTCGACGACCTGCTGCCGCTGCTGGCGCTCGCGGCGCAGGACGGGGGCGCGGACGGCGTCTATCGCTGCATGGTCAACGGATCGACCTCGCTGTTCGTGGCGCTGCGCCTCGACGAAGCGGCGCCAAAGGGCGCTGGCGATTCCGCCGATGGCCTGTTGGAGGCAGCGCACGCGCTTGCCGCCGATTACGACCGCGAGATGCTGCCGATCGATCGCGACCACCATTTACAGGGGAAGCAGGTGGATTTGGGAGACTTCATCGAGCGCAAGATGGCAATCTACCGGCGCTACTGGTCACGCGACGATGACTATTGGGAGCCTTGCTCGGTCGGCTGGCCGTCTAGCCATGATCAGGGTGCAATCCGACTGCGCTTCACCGTTCCACACCCAATGGGCGGCGCGCTGGATATCGCGATTGGCAAAAATTTCGGGCAGACCATCTATCGCATCGAACAAGTCGAGAGCGCGCTGAAGATCACCGACCAGTTGATCGACTGGGGCGACGGTTTCATCTGGCCCACTCCGCCCGACGGGCGCAGCTGA
- the uvrC gene encoding excinuclease ABC subunit UvrC encodes MTADPNSPSRFNEETATYAVRGSETPDLDAGVAAIRNVLATLPARPGVYRMQDARGDVLYVGKARALRNRVANYTQPAKLSNRLRRMIAQTRSMTVVTTNNEAEALLLEAQLIKRFRPAYNVLLRDDKSFPYILLRGDHDFPRVQLHRGARRAKGDYFGPFAGAGQVRKTLNALQKLFLLRSCTDGFFNSRDRPCLLYQIRRCSAPCVDRIDKAGYEELVSDARDFLMGKSTRVQAKLGEQMEAAAANLDFELAAVLRDRLKALTFIQGSQAINAEGVGDADIFALAGKQGSIGIQAFFIRGGQNWGHRAFFPAHTAEVPEEEVFAQFLMQFYEEVPPPKAVLIDRDLPEAELLSQALAERAGFKVELSRPQRGARRKLMEQAQRNAVEALDRRMAESTTQAKILRDLADFFGLAEPPDRIEVYDNSHIQGSNAVGAMIVAGPEGFRKGQYRKFNIKSAATDDDLAMMREIFTRRFARAQEEDPDRDKGIWPDLVLIDGGRGQLNAARAVLEELGIEDVCMVGVAKGPHHGREGREVFHLLDGSERMLPVNSPLLFHIQKLRDEVHRFVIGAHRQKRAKAIGASPLDDVPGIGPARKKALLMHFGTARAVRGASLEDLQKAPGVSAAVAQQVYDFYHSR; translated from the coding sequence GTGACCGCCGACCCCAATTCCCCCAGCCGTTTCAACGAAGAAACCGCGACCTACGCCGTGCGCGGGTCGGAGACGCCGGACCTCGACGCCGGCGTCGCTGCGATCCGCAACGTCCTCGCCACGCTCCCTGCGCGCCCGGGCGTCTATCGGATGCAGGACGCGCGCGGTGACGTCCTCTATGTCGGCAAGGCCCGCGCGCTCAGGAACCGCGTCGCCAACTACACCCAGCCCGCCAAGCTCTCCAACCGCCTGCGCCGTATGATCGCCCAGACCCGGTCGATGACCGTGGTGACGACGAACAACGAGGCCGAGGCGCTCCTCCTCGAAGCCCAGCTCATCAAGCGCTTCCGCCCCGCCTATAATGTCCTGCTGCGCGACGATAAGTCCTTCCCCTACATCCTGCTGCGCGGCGACCATGATTTCCCGCGGGTCCAGCTCCACCGGGGCGCACGCCGGGCCAAGGGCGACTATTTCGGCCCGTTTGCCGGCGCGGGGCAGGTGCGCAAGACGCTCAACGCGCTCCAGAAGCTGTTCCTGCTGCGCTCGTGCACCGACGGCTTTTTCAACAGCCGCGACCGGCCGTGCCTGCTCTACCAGATCCGCCGCTGCTCGGCCCCCTGCGTCGATCGAATCGACAAGGCGGGCTATGAGGAACTGGTGTCCGACGCGCGCGATTTCCTGATGGGCAAATCGACCAGGGTCCAGGCGAAGCTGGGCGAGCAGATGGAGGCGGCTGCCGCCAATCTTGATTTCGAGCTCGCCGCGGTGCTGCGCGACCGGCTCAAGGCGCTTACCTTCATTCAGGGGTCGCAGGCGATCAACGCGGAGGGCGTGGGCGACGCCGATATCTTCGCACTGGCGGGCAAGCAGGGCAGCATCGGCATCCAGGCTTTCTTCATCCGCGGCGGCCAGAATTGGGGCCATCGGGCTTTCTTCCCCGCTCACACCGCGGAGGTTCCCGAAGAGGAGGTCTTCGCCCAGTTCCTGATGCAATTCTATGAGGAGGTGCCGCCCCCCAAGGCGGTGCTCATCGATCGCGACCTGCCCGAAGCCGAGCTGCTCTCACAGGCGCTGGCGGAGCGCGCGGGCTTCAAGGTCGAGCTGTCCCGCCCCCAGCGCGGTGCCCGGCGCAAGCTGATGGAACAGGCCCAGCGCAATGCGGTGGAGGCGCTCGACCGCCGCATGGCCGAATCGACGACCCAGGCAAAGATCCTGCGCGACCTCGCCGATTTCTTCGGCCTCGCCGAACCGCCCGACCGGATCGAGGTCTATGACAACAGCCATATCCAGGGCAGCAACGCCGTCGGCGCGATGATCGTCGCCGGGCCGGAGGGGTTCCGCAAGGGCCAGTATCGCAAGTTCAACATCAAGAGCGCCGCGACCGACGACGATCTCGCGATGATGCGCGAAATCTTCACCCGCCGCTTCGCCCGCGCGCAGGAGGAAGACCCCGACCGCGACAAGGGAATCTGGCCCGACCTCGTCCTGATCGACGGCGGGCGCGGCCAGCTCAATGCCGCCCGCGCGGTGCTGGAGGAACTGGGGATCGAGGATGTCTGCATGGTCGGCGTCGCCAAGGGCCCGCACCATGGCCGCGAGGGGCGCGAAGTCTTTCACCTGCTCGACGGCAGCGAACGGATGCTCCCGGTCAACTCGCCTTTGCTGTTCCACATTCAGAAGCTCCGCGACGAGGTCCATCGCTTCGTCATCGGCGCGCACCGTCAGAAGCGCGCCAAGGCGATCGGCGCCTCACCGCTGGACGACGTCCCCGGCATCGGCCCGGCGCGCAAGAAAGCGCTGCTGATGCACTTCGGCACCGCCCGCGCGGTGCGCGGCGCGAGCCTTGAGGATTTGCAAAAGGCCCCCGGCGTCAGCGCGGCGGTGGCGCAGCAAGTGTATGATTTCTATCATTCGCGGTGA
- a CDS encoding YidH family protein — protein MPDETPSRSELAEDRTDLAEDRTLLANERTFSGWARTALATIGIGLGFHVLFGALEPAWLPKVIATVFIALGVVIIWMAERRACAIQSRLSAHNIRTLRSLNIRLIAWVYTLGALSLTVALWLVNGDAIS, from the coding sequence ATGCCGGACGAAACCCCTTCCCGCTCGGAACTGGCGGAAGACCGCACCGACCTCGCCGAGGATCGCACGCTGCTCGCCAATGAGCGCACCTTCAGCGGCTGGGCGCGCACCGCGCTCGCCACCATCGGTATCGGGTTGGGCTTTCACGTCCTGTTCGGCGCCCTCGAACCGGCATGGCTGCCCAAGGTTATTGCGACGGTCTTCATCGCATTGGGCGTCGTCATCATCTGGATGGCCGAGCGGCGCGCCTGCGCGATCCAGAGTCGCCTGTCGGCGCACAACATCCGCACGTTGCGATCGCTCAACATCCGGCTGATCGCCTGGGTCTATACGCTGGGTGCCTTGTCGCTGACGGTCGCGTTGTGGCTCGTCAACGGCGACGCTATTTCTTGA
- a CDS encoding amidohydrolase, giving the protein MRLLTALLASSLIAAPVLAEPDFAPAVEADYAAHLEALFIDFHKNPELSYKETRTAAIMAKELRAVGGIEVTEKVGGTGVVGVMRNGPGPVVLVRADMDGLPLKEDSGLPYASTVTQEDIDGVVKPVMHACGHDVHITSLIGTARQLAKLKSRWKGTVVFVVQPAEERIGGARKMMEDGLYTRFPKPDYAVAFHVTSGFPTGKIGLEPGISSSSSDSVDITIHGVGTHGAAPHMGKDPIVMGAQIVMALQTLVSREIAPLKPGVVTVGAFHSGFKHNIISDKAELQLTVRSDDEETRKKLLDGIKRIAANVGRMNGLPEDKLPEVRVGFESTPVTLNDPALTGRVRGAFTSAFGADIIHVEPRQSMGAEDFAYFIEQKHGVPGAYFVVGGTPQAELDAAKRGEKTLPAHHSPFFKVEAKPSVTLGTTAMTVAVLDLLKK; this is encoded by the coding sequence ATGCGCCTGCTCACCGCCCTGCTCGCTTCGTCGCTGATCGCCGCGCCTGTGCTGGCCGAGCCGGACTTCGCGCCAGCGGTGGAGGCGGACTATGCGGCGCATCTCGAGGCGCTGTTCATCGATTTCCACAAGAATCCCGAGCTTTCGTACAAGGAAACGCGCACCGCCGCGATCATGGCGAAGGAGTTGCGCGCGGTCGGCGGGATCGAGGTGACCGAAAAGGTCGGCGGAACCGGCGTGGTCGGGGTGATGCGCAACGGGCCGGGGCCGGTGGTGCTGGTGCGCGCGGACATGGACGGCCTGCCGCTCAAGGAGGATAGCGGGCTGCCCTATGCCTCGACCGTGACGCAGGAGGATATCGACGGGGTGGTGAAGCCGGTGATGCATGCGTGCGGGCATGACGTGCACATCACCTCGCTGATCGGCACCGCGCGGCAGCTGGCGAAGCTCAAGAGCCGGTGGAAGGGCACGGTGGTGTTCGTCGTCCAGCCGGCCGAGGAGCGCATCGGCGGGGCGCGCAAGATGATGGAGGATGGGCTCTATACCCGCTTCCCCAAGCCCGATTATGCGGTGGCGTTCCACGTCACGTCGGGCTTTCCGACCGGCAAGATCGGGCTGGAACCGGGGATCAGCTCATCCTCGTCGGACAGCGTCGACATCACCATCCATGGCGTCGGCACCCATGGCGCCGCGCCGCATATGGGCAAGGATCCGATCGTGATGGGCGCGCAGATCGTGATGGCGCTGCAGACGCTGGTGAGCCGCGAGATCGCGCCGTTGAAGCCCGGCGTGGTCACCGTTGGCGCGTTTCATTCGGGGTTCAAGCACAACATCATCAGCGACAAGGCCGAGTTGCAGCTGACCGTACGGTCGGACGACGAGGAGACTCGCAAGAAATTGCTCGACGGGATCAAGCGGATCGCGGCCAATGTCGGGCGGATGAACGGGCTGCCCGAGGACAAATTGCCGGAGGTGCGGGTCGGCTTTGAGTCGACGCCGGTGACGCTCAATGATCCCGCTCTGACCGGGCGGGTGCGCGGCGCCTTCACCAGCGCATTCGGCGCGGATATCATCCATGTCGAGCCGAGACAGAGCATGGGCGCAGAGGACTTCGCCTATTTCATCGAGCAGAAACATGGCGTGCCGGGCGCCTATTTCGTCGTCGGCGGGACGCCGCAGGCCGAGCTGGACGCTGCCAAACGCGGTGAAAAGACGCTGCCCGCGCACCATTCGCCCTTTTTCAAGGTCGAGGCGAAGCCATCGGTGACGCTGGGGACGACCGCGATGACCGTTGCGGTGCTGGATCTGCTCAAGAAATAG
- a CDS encoding DUF2254 domain-containing protein, with the protein MSRWAWLWRLVSRRLWFRAAAFSFAAALLALVAPLIAPLIPYELGAKIGADAVDNILGIIASSMLAVTTFSLTAMVSAYGAATANVTPRAVILLLEDTTSQNALSTFLGAFLFAIVGIIALSTGFYGEQGRVLLFGGTIALIVVIAVTLLRWIQHIALLGRVHDTITRVERAAMAAVQSVQHRPRIAALATPPVPADAQPVRCGDRIGHVTNIDLSELGEAMAACGGHVHLAVLPGSFVDPGRVVAWVVDGDEATCARVAESITVQRDRSFDHDPRFGLIVLSEIASRALSPAVNDPGTAIAVLGAQLRVLQKLAGAKGAPFDERVVVPALAIEKLVVDAFRPIARDGAAHVEVAMKLQKTLAALGGFAPDWSAAARHAADDARHRARAALSIENERLAVARAFEDWPE; encoded by the coding sequence ATGAGCCGTTGGGCATGGCTGTGGCGGTTGGTGTCGCGGCGGTTGTGGTTTCGGGCCGCCGCCTTTTCGTTCGCGGCGGCGCTGCTCGCGCTGGTCGCCCCGCTGATCGCGCCGCTGATCCCCTATGAGCTGGGGGCCAAGATCGGGGCGGACGCGGTCGACAATATCCTGGGCATCATCGCGTCGAGCATGTTGGCGGTGACAACCTTTTCGCTGACCGCGATGGTTTCCGCCTATGGCGCGGCGACCGCCAATGTCACGCCGCGCGCGGTGATCCTGCTGCTCGAAGACACGACGTCGCAAAATGCGCTGTCCACCTTTCTGGGCGCGTTCCTGTTCGCGATCGTCGGGATTATCGCGCTTTCCACCGGTTTCTATGGCGAGCAGGGGCGCGTGTTGCTGTTCGGGGGCACGATCGCGCTGATCGTGGTGATCGCCGTCACGCTGCTGCGCTGGATTCAGCATATCGCGCTGCTGGGCCGGGTGCACGACACGATCACCCGGGTCGAGCGCGCGGCGATGGCGGCGGTCCAATCGGTTCAGCACCGTCCGCGCATCGCCGCGCTCGCCACGCCGCCGGTCCCCGCCGATGCGCAGCCGGTGCGCTGCGGGGACCGGATCGGCCATGTCACCAATATCGATCTGTCCGAGCTGGGCGAGGCGATGGCCGCGTGCGGCGGGCACGTGCATCTGGCGGTGCTTCCCGGCAGCTTCGTCGATCCGGGGCGGGTAGTCGCATGGGTCGTGGATGGCGATGAGGCGACCTGCGCTCGGGTCGCCGAGTCGATCACGGTCCAGCGCGACCGCAGCTTCGACCACGATCCGCGCTTTGGCCTGATCGTGCTGTCGGAGATCGCGTCGCGCGCGCTGTCGCCGGCGGTCAACGATCCCGGCACGGCGATCGCGGTGCTGGGCGCGCAGCTGCGGGTGCTCCAAAAGCTGGCCGGTGCAAAGGGCGCGCCATTCGACGAACGGGTGGTGGTCCCGGCGCTGGCGATCGAAAAGCTGGTGGTGGACGCATTCCGCCCGATCGCGCGCGACGGCGCCGCCCATGTCGAGGTGGCGATGAAGCTGCAGAAGACGCTGGCGGCGCTCGGGGGATTCGCGCCCGACTGGAGCGCGGCTGCACGCCACGCTGCGGACGATGCCCGGCACCGCGCGCGGGCGGCGCTGTCGATCGAGAACGAGCGGCTGGCGGTGGCGCGCGCGTTCGAGGACTGGCCGGAGTGA
- a CDS encoding F0F1 ATP synthase subunit B: protein MAEPAMAEQAQVAGDTATDPVAANLSAASKGEGMGMPQAEVEAPGAVHAAPAVFGIDATMWVGLAMLGLILIVVWKKVPSAIGAMLDKQIAAIRTRLDEASTLRAEAEALRDEYARKIATVEQEAAAMVAHADEEAQALLVKAKADAEDLIRRRTRMAEDKIAAAERAALDEVRAKAAEAAATAAGTIIAQKHDAGADKALVDRTIAGLSRLN, encoded by the coding sequence ATGGCTGAACCGGCAATGGCTGAACAGGCACAAGTGGCGGGGGATACCGCGACCGATCCGGTCGCCGCCAATCTGAGCGCCGCGTCCAAGGGCGAGGGCATGGGTATGCCCCAGGCCGAGGTCGAGGCGCCCGGCGCGGTCCACGCCGCGCCTGCGGTGTTCGGCATTGACGCGACGATGTGGGTCGGCCTGGCGATGCTCGGCCTGATCCTGATCGTCGTGTGGAAGAAGGTGCCGTCGGCGATCGGCGCGATGCTCGACAAGCAGATCGCGGCGATCCGCACGCGGCTGGACGAGGCAAGCACGCTGCGCGCCGAGGCCGAGGCGCTGCGCGACGAATATGCGCGCAAGATCGCAACGGTCGAGCAGGAAGCGGCCGCCATGGTCGCCCATGCCGACGAGGAAGCACAGGCGCTGCTGGTCAAGGCCAAGGCGGATGCCGAGGATCTGATCCGCCGCCGCACGCGCATGGCGGAGGACAAGATCGCCGCCGCCGAGCGCGCCGCACTCGACGAAGTGCGCGCCAAGGCGGCCGAAGCGGCGGCCACTGCGGCCGGCACGATCATCGCGCAGAAGCACGATGCCGGTGCCGACAAGGCGCTGGTCGACCGGACGATCGCGGGCCTCTCGCGCCTCAACTGA